A segment of the Lycium ferocissimum isolate CSIRO_LF1 chromosome 10, AGI_CSIRO_Lferr_CH_V1, whole genome shotgun sequence genome:
ACCTGTGTTGACGATATTTGCAAGAATTGTTGCAGAGACCTCTTTCAGTTTCATGGGCAGTTGGTTGGCCCCAACAAAGAAAAGATCTTTGACAAGAGGGGGAAGTATACCTGCCTCTATGAGGATCTTGGCACTAGACTCGTAAGACGAGATTTGATTTAGGGATTTTAGAGCAGCCTCCCTTGATGACATATTACCATGTTTCATGATGTTGATCAGTGATGAACCAACAGTTCTAGCAACTAACACTTTCACATCATTATTAAGAACCAGCTCACCAAGGAAAACAGCCATGGAGAGTTTGGTCTCTGATGATCCTGGAACAATTGATGGAACAATAAAATTAACTTGGAAGATGTCGAATGACATAAAGCAAATCATTTTGGTTAGAAAGATATAACAAGTGTAAGGAGAACAACAGATCAAGTACTGTCACTCCAGGAAATTGCTGCCAAATGTCCATGGGTGATGAGTTTCTGCACAGATGTGACTTTTTGGTTAACTGAAAAGACATCATCAGAAGGAGTGCGCCAAAAACCCCCATCCGGGCctccaacacccccccccccccccccccggcggCAAAAACAAAACCACTAAACAAAAGTTGACAGacacatatatatgtctatGAGCGTGTGCTCGCATGTGGAAGTCCCTGCTAGTTTCatagaaattagaaattaaaGGGATAAGCCGTCACTACTAGATCTCTTACCAGATCATTCCTCAGTAACTATGCTAAGGAAAGATCCTGTGCATAAAAGGAATCATACTAACCTACCCCATTAGCTAGGGAGTGAGCAGAATGTGGCAAACTTGTACTATTTGTATAATCAAGACTATATAGTCAGATATGACACACACCAAAACatgtcaaataaaaaaagagaagtaTGGCCGAGAGCCCGATACAGTCAACACTGTTGGAGAAAGAGATGGATGAAATCAAAGGAAACTTTACTGAATATCGAAATATTTGATTAGTTCATGGAGGAAGAGAAAATTTTACATGATAGTCAAGATAGTTGCTATGAAATTCCAGACAAGGCAAGTATTCCAGAAAAGTTATTACCAACATCTGATGATGAAAAATGGGAGGATTGTTCCAAGATTTGGGATCTCCACTAGTCTATGATGGTTTCTAACGCTCTACAGAATGATAATGAGAAAATCAATAACCACCATGTGTTTCAGAAGAGTTCCAAATAGCATTGAATTTTCACCAATGGGCCTAGTAGGATGGGGGAGGGCTTAACAACAGTCTTCAGCTGCATCCCAGTAACCTGACTGTTTAACTACTAGGGTTTTGAAAGTCAAGAGTTCATCTACTACAGAACAGAAACTCAGATCTGATTTCATTTAGAAAATATTAATGGAACATCAAGCAATTGTTTGCCGTCATGCCGTGAACATCACACAATTTTGGAGGTAAACTATGCATTTGCAGCACACGATAATTTATAATCAACTTATATGCTAGATAAGGAAGTCAATTACGACAAGAAGGGGGAAAGGATGCAAATTAAGAGAGCTGCACGTGAAGAAACTTCAAAGCCAGGGCAAAGGAAAAGGATGCTAAAAAGGAAGTGAATTACGACGAGGGGACTCAATGCAATTAAAAAGCTGCACATGAAAAACTTCAATTGGCAGGgcaaaggaaaaggaagaaaggatGTAGATTGCATGGACATCTTATTGATTGACGGAGTCCGAACTTGATGCAGAAATAAAGATGAAAACTTTCATGAAGCACTCCACAAAGTCACTTTAATAGTTCACTGTTCATTGTTGTAGTTCAGCTTCGTAATACATTCAACCATTATTCTTAATGATATTTTGTCTTTTGGCTCTTCATGTTTCTCTCTAGAAATTCTAGGGTAAACTTTTTCCTATCATTAAATACGGCTTAGACATGCTTTGAAGTAAAGAACTTCCTACACGCTCCCACGTCATAAAGCCCCTCATAGCATATGATGTACAATACCTACTAGAATCATAAGAATAAGTAAAATATGCTGCCTAAGAAAAAAGAAGCTTATTTGAGTTTTTTCTTAATTATCCAACGTATACCAACTTGCTCTCCACATTAATTGACGCTAAATTAATTTGAGTTTGTTGTTTCAACAACAAAAGACAACagcaagagaaagagaaagagagagagagagagagagagagagagagaggaaacaaacaaacaacagaCAAGCTGTCCTCCTCTGAAGCCATTAATtggaacaaataaaataaacatttagAGTAACACAAAGAGGCACAAGTGATGGAGACTCAGACATCAAGTAAAGTACCTTCAAGTAGTAGATTTAATAGGGGTCGCAGCCGACCATTTGCTGCCATTTGTTTTACATTAATCTCACACTTCTCCAGATTCTCCAGAGTTTTCTCAGCCTTCTCAACAGTCACAAGATTCTCAGATTTGCTGCTAGCCATTCCAGCCAGAATCAGAATGGCCCCATTAACTGAACCAATTTTTTCGCATAAAGGATCAGATTTGGATAGCTCATACAGCAAAGAAATGGCTGCCTCTCTTTCTTTGGATTGTTCATGTGATAAGAACTTCACTATTGTGCGTACATTGTCTCCCTCAGCCATTATATCCTGCAAGaaggaaaataaattaataagggAAAACATAAACAATAGGAAGAATCAACATGATAAACCGACTTTGGTAACAACGTAAATACTATTTTACCAAAGTTCTACAACCTTATTATCATCGTCGTCCTCTACCACAACTAGAAGCGTTTCTAGAGCTTTACATCGAACTCTGCGACTGCTGGCTTTTAACATGTCTACAATCATGGGTATGAGCTCCGCATTTCGGATAACATGTTTGTTGGCGCGACTTTTTTGGCAAAGGTGCTGAACAAACTTTAAAGCCTGCATAATATCACCCTCCCCATTACCCAAAGATAATGATCTGTGAGCCATATCAATTTGTGCAGCTTCATTCCTTGCGTTCCATTCTTCAATGGTATTTCGTAAAGCTATACTTGGATTCAGCTCCGTGCTTTTCAGATCTCTATGCGTTAAAGGGCACACAGGCTTTCTTCCACTATCCCTACATTCCTTGAACCATTTCTCAATAGCTTCCCTCTCAAAAGTCATGCCATTTTCGAGAGTAACAGGATCCTGCATTACTTGTTTGGTCAAAGGGCATATGAATGCATCATATATTGGTTCTATGTGCAGTCTCTCGAGATGGTAACTCTCCTCGGACGGGCTACCAGGATCATgattcccatcccaactttcaGCCATTATAAGCTTTGTACCTGTCAAAGTATGAAACATAACTTCAAATCCCGATACAAGAATCTCAAACAAATGACACACTATGCATAATCCGATCTATTGAGCAAGAGTCTTATCCCATTAATATGAAATGCTTAAGTTGCCGTGATGTGATGGAAAAAGCAAAATTTAACTTGTGAAGCAATAGTCTCCGTTATCCATTTTACTAGACTCATATTCTAGGGTCAAAcgcaaaacaacataaaaagaaaaattgggaaGAAAAGATTATCCAATACAGAAAGAGACTTCATGGGATGCTACACAATAATACACAATACTAAGGTCCACTTAAAGAATTCTTTTAGCTAAGCTTAGATTCTTTATCAAGCCGTCGACATTTCTCTTCTATTCACTTGTTGTCATTACTCTGCTTTAATACACACCAAAATCATGCTTTCTGCATCTAaaatattccatctttgaaAATGTGATCAAAATTAAACAACAAGAACATAACAGAAGATCCCAAAAGAGAAATGACATACAACTAGTAGTTCTTTGATCTAAGATCAAAATTACAAATTATAAACAGTAAAATTAACAATTCACTTGATCAAGTTCAATGACTTAAGAGAAGTCAATATAAACCAACACCATTCGTAAACCCCAATTTCAACTAgcaaaaaaagaggaaaaacaaaaactttaacTTGGGGTTgtaataaaacaagaattgaattgaattttatacaAGTCAGCTGAAAAAGTTCATACCTTTATGAAAAAAGACACTGTTACTCAGCTATAAAAACTAAAGggtatttataaaattaactCTGCAACAAAACCCAAGTATCAAATTGAGCAAAATTATGATTCTTCCATGAATCTTGAATTAGGGTTTGAACGGGACCATGTTGgtggagaagaagaggaaaaaagagCTGGCATGAAGAGGTTTTGATGAATACAAACAAGTGGAAAATTACAAATTATGATTTTCTAGTATGTAAGTTGGGTGATATTTAAATACTTATAATTGTTGAGTTGACTCAAATAAAAACTTAGTTGACTAACGAGGAACACACAATCTTTTAAGTCTTATTGGGGTAACATTTAAAACTTCTGTTATTTTCATTGTTttgtaaaagaaataaaatctgGAACAATATTCACTAAATTTAAGTTTAAGTTTTTGTCTATTTTAGTGTCACGAGTTTCCAAAACCCACTTATGGGATTACactgattatgttgttgttgttgtagtgtcaCATGTTTAGATTTGATGgacaaataatttaattaattgtgtAAAGCAAAAATTGTGATACTATTCTCACACATATTGATTTTGTAAATTTCatctgtatatatacatattacataCACCGCGGATAATGAAGCAAAAGATCTATGTAAGATATACAAATTAATTAGGATTAACATTTTATTGTCTTAGTGTACTTACAGAATTACATTAGCTCCAATATACTCCATGAGTCCTTGTATGTTAGAGAAAAAATATGTAATATTCAGACAACTAATTATCGAGATTTTCTAATTTTATCTTGAACTAGTGAAGCAAAAAATGTGtacaaatcaaacaaaataatcTATTTAAGATCTTCTTAAAAAGTGGTCGAGGAAGTATATATTATAACAATCCGCTTAAAGTATAAATGTAGTCAATCGACCCAATCTAATTTGATCAAATTGAGACGTTTTTGGTGTTGGTAAAGTGTagatatttttccttctttgtgcCTCACTGTTTTCTCCTATCATTTTCCTACAAGTGTGAATGCTTTTCGTTTTTTCAAGATACATGCACTTTTTGtatttgtcttttttctttgtcCTTTCATTAACTTCTTCTTCAGTCTATGGTGTCAATTTTTAGCAACATTTGATAATGACAACCTAATTATCAAATAGcacaaagtaaataaaaataaaataaattaaaagagtattttcctcttatttcttTTGACGATATTGCTTAAATGTATTGACAGAGACGGTGAAAATACAAATAACCAACTGTGATTGCTTGTAATTTAAACGCGTTTAATGTctaaatgtgtgtgtgtgtgtggtccTTTGAATTTGACTTGGGTCTTTGAAAGTCCCCAGTACTTgcgcaacccaaaatatggaatGGAGGTCAACGTATAGGTTAGGGAAATATCAATCAGACAAGTATATTTCATAGGAGAAGCATCTGTATTCTTTCTTCAATCTCAACAATCAGAAGTTGGGTCATTGGAATTTTCTgtatgtcttaaagaagagaaTAGTAATTGTATTATTGGATTAAGATGTTTAATCACAACCATGCGACCAACTAAGGACCAATAAAACATAAAGCTGTTTATACAAACATGTCAATAATTGAAATGAATATACAAAACACCTAAAATTTACAATGATATCTCTTCCATTTCCAAGTTCCAACATCTTCCAGTATGGAAGTTGTATCTGGTTCATATTCATGAGCCTATAGTTCCTTCGTAATCTTATTCAGGAATACAGTAATTTGAGGATGTGAAGTATCTCCATCTACGAATTCatatacaatattttcaacCTCGATTGAACTGCATCCAGGTGTTTTGCGCACACCCCTCTCGATCATTAACTTCCGGATCAACTTCAGTCCACCGGTTTAAAGATTCTCAGTCACATGTTCCCCTAGCATTGCATCCTTATGCTTGTACATTAGACATAAATAGGTGAGTCTGTCAGGTCTATTATTTCAGGACAAGTAGTAGAAAGTCTTCTTTTCTTGCTGTCAGCAACTTTGTAGCATGGAGGAGTAAAAAGATCAATAACCTCAACTTCACTAGAAAAACCAGCATTCTTGGTTGGCAATGGATCATGACAGGCATCTGTTTTTGTTGAAAACAGCCTGTTCGCCTGCTTGCCCAGCTTCCCATCAAATTCATCATCCAATTCGTATCTGTCTTTGTTGTCTGCTATATCAAAGGAACTACTTTGAATTGAAGATGATGTTCTCACGGGGGAGTCAATGATAATATATGAATGCTCAGGATCCTCTCTACCGGGAGTGCTATTTTCTTCAGCATGTTCGTCAAGTTCTTCTCTCCAATCAATATGTTCATCGACATTTTCTTCGGTCCTGTCTTGATTACTAAAAGAACTGTTAGAATCCGTTGATCTTCCGTCTGTTAATTTTTCACTGCTCCCCTCATATTCTTCACTATTGTCCCATTCGTTGGTTGTATACTCATCCCTGTCAATTCCTGTATAACAGGGAAGTTCATCCAGTGCACAAACTTGGACTCTCATGTGCTCTGGGAGGCTGGGGCAACCAGCTGAATGCATCTTGTATTTTGTGGAGAAGAAATTTACTGTGAGATTTAGGCTGAACAAAGAAGACAAAACTTAATGAGAACAAAATCCAATAAGACTTGTCGGTCCACCTCAGGCAAAACAAATAACATACCTTCTCCACTCAGGGAGAGTAAGCATTGTATATGCCAATTTAATCTTATTAGCAACTCCTCCAAGAGTTTTAAATGATGCTGCTGCCTGCCTAACTGCACGGGATTCTACTGGATGCTGCCACGCCCACTCAAACTGCAACATTCAATAAAAAAGAACGATTAAATTTGATATTGTTTGATATCTCCAAACAGCTTGAAATAGTCTATCCTTGAAGCAAATTCAAGTTTCAGATTAGCAAACGCAACTTGAAATCTCCAACTGGCACGAACAAAGAGAAAATGCGTAATTGTGAAGTTTCAAAAAAGGAGCCTTGAATTTAACATCAAAAATTCACAAATGCCAAGAATTTAGGCTATTTCTCAATTGGTTcacttgaaattaaaaaaaaaaaacacttatttaTTTCACAAGGCAACAACAAACAGTTAGAATTTTGCAGTAAGAGATTGTCAGCGACTCTGAGTCTATTCAGTGTCAGTGACGAAAGGTAACCCAACAAAATTCATGGTTACAAAAACGGTTTATGGCGTTTGGATACAGTTTCAGTTTTCTTTCGAGAACAATGTGGATGCTTGAATTTGGATTCGGAGAATTGGTTTAAACGGAATGTTTGGATTTAGCTTTGGTTGAAAAATATGATTTACTGGAATAATCTTTGCTTTAAGTTTATTTCAAAACTGTACACagtagatgatttttttttttttttaaacaacatAAACCTATAACACGGCGACCATTATGAAAACTAAATCCAAAGATGTATTACAAGAGGTACCTGGAGGGCGGATACATTAGTAGGGAAgccatatatgcataaaatcatctCCCAAGGACGCTTCTTCTTGGTCCTATAAGCACCCATCCTCACCTCTCCATTGTGCTGTCTAATTCTACGCTGAGGGTTCACTGTAAATCTGAAGGCAAACCAAAACGATTATTATTTCTTCAGTTTAATTTTGATCACAATCATGGATAACAACCCATTCAATTTGAGaggaaaataaatttatttattacttgAATTTAAGACTTCAAATTCTTAGAAatctaagttgctcggactcttcactttgGCTGCCACACCCTTGTCGACACGACGTGGGTGTGGAATCTGTAGTGGATCAGGTCAACCGATTTTGGATACTCTAACCAAAATCGACGGACAAATATGGGACAGACTACAATGATTTTTGTGATCAAAACAAAAGtgagattgaaaaaaaaaaaatggaatactctatagaaatttctatgtcagtctttttccttttatctccttGTGGGTCCTCATGATCAATATTTTCTTCGTGTGGTAAGTTTGTCTCATAATttaaacatatatttataactctaattttagaaatttaaattatttttagccGACCCACATCCGTAATTGGATTCATGCCCCCTGAACGAATTTTAGATCGGACCTCTAGATccgcacccgagtccgagcaacttagcaAGCAGTGCAGAGAACACCATTTAAAACTTGGATATTTATGAGAGAGTAGTTGATTGATTatcatcttttttaaaaaaaattagaaattgtaataaaaagaaagaaaggagaggAAACTGACCCAATATAAGTGTGGCCTTTGAACCTGGGGCAAATAGAGGTAAGCAAGTAGCAAGAGAAGAACCTGGGTtcttcatcttccaaattcacttctttTTCCGAATAAATTTTGTTCTTACGTTTCCCCATCTACTGTTTCTCTATCTctttgtgtatgtgtgtgtgaaagTGTGCAAACAGCGAAGCATTTTGGATCAGCCTAAATTCGACCGTTGGGGGTGGGTGGACTGGACTACATTCTCTTACTAACGCCCTTGTCAGACCCGCAGGCCCGTTACTAGTCCAGTCCACCTATAAATTCGGTGTTTGTTTCACTTTTAAACATACATTCCTCCAGTTTTGATTCGACTTCCTTACATTAATCGTCCTTATATTCTACTCTCTCACTCACAAATTAtgtcactttctttcctttttagtcggtatttttatattaagtcacaatttaactttaaatttccaATTTTACATGACAATGAAGAAACTTTTGTAGTTCAAGTCATAAAAACGATTGAGCGGATTATCATGGGCGGAGCCAACTTAGGTGAAGGGCGATCCGGTGGACACCCTTCGCCGGAAAACTATGTGGTCTACAGAGGTTACatgtaggggtgtacaaagtaaacagataaaccgaatcaaaccgagaaaaaaacccgactaagCATTGGCTTTCagcgttaaaaaaaaaaaaaaaacccgaccataattggtttggtttggttttagctaaaaaaagtcaagtcaaaccgaaccaaaccaacccgacactacatgtattcattttttaaaatattttatacgtaaaaatatttatttgtaatgtaatttataaatatttcttaaattttttcgtagttttttatcctttatcatattatatttcgatcttgaacttagaattttgaatgtcaataagttttatatcccacggatgttagtaactcaaataaagtccaaaccgaaaccaactcaacaccaatgctaacaaaaaaaattcaattctaccactaggaatgacaatgatgttggatatctattctttagttttgcataattggtttagagaatgaaaatacatttttctttgtcatgtaattaatacttattagccaatacttattttagcatgacttagtacttttagattatggtcattttctttatggcttattaattagcaatatttattttaaccgattttattatattttttgttgaatattttaatacaatgtcgtcactcatctcacattttgtattattttattaagaaacaccttaattcttaattatatagttgtatcttactaggactaaagaaatatttgaagtaaaagttatacgTTTTATATGAAGACTTTTTCGTCAAAAAAAATCCGAATAACctgagaaaacccgaggttaaaaaatctgaattttattggtttggtttgatgtataaatttaaaaacccgacgcaattgatttgatttggtatttaaaaaatccgaagcaacccgatccatgtacacccctagttacATGTTAGCTATTATGAGtgtatatttaattttgcacaCCCTTAACATAACtgagaaaaaaatttgaacAACCTTCGCCAAATTCTTGGCCGAAAATTTGAATACTTTTGCCAAATTCCTGACTCCCCCCACTGCGGACTATACAGATTCCACTTTGGGGGCATAATAAACCTGTTGAGTACTACagagattcttttttttttttctttttcttttgacatGATTTATGTAAATGTGCCTTTTCGATTTGCTTTGTCttgctcctatatatatatatatatatatatatatatatattgttagtACTTAGTTTTTAATGGGAAACATCAATTCTTTTCTGATAACATTGAAGTGTGAGCCATTCGCGCcttgatttggtgttttcctCAATTGTATTTGGAGAAACTtaacacaatcacaaaagacTACTCCAAAAGACATTCTCTCGAAAAACATCAATTAGCATGTACATTTCATAGGAGAAGGATCTGTATTCTTTCTTCAATCACAACTATGCTACCAACTAAGGACCAATGGAacataaaaggtgtttatacaaacatataaataaatgaacttaatatacaaaacacCTAGAGTTTACaatgatatatatcatatgaAGAATCTCTGATTCTCTTCCATTTCTAAgttccaacaccttccaactaGAGTTAAATGATTCTCTGCTTTATCCAAGTACAAACAATGTGGAcaattattttctctttgttCAGAACAAAAGGCTTAAATTTCACCAGTTCCAAAATCACTTCATCGACCAAACTGTCATGGATAGAAGACATCAAGCCATCTCTTCAGCAAATACGATATCAAAAATGACTTGTACTGCACAAGAGAAGCAATTAGAATGTCAATGGTGCACGCTTAAAACAATGCGTTAAAATCTTAACGCTGCCTTAATACCTAATCAGCAAAGGAAAGAGAGCAGGCGTAAGAGGCAATATATAACTTTTTTTACTTCCAGAACAAACTCTCCATCCATTAGCAAGTCAACCTCCATATCTATATTTCAGGCCAGACCAAAAGAATGTTTGCCTTCTAATTTTAAGTTATCCGAAATGTCTGACACAATATGTACTAACAcaaactttttattttctttctcaaagaaagaaaagttgtaATCACTACACCCAACTATTGACAAAACCAAATACATTTACAATTCTTCTCTTCATAAACGTGCAAAGTTAAAACTGCCATGCTATAATAGCTTGATCTGGCAACAAGATGTTCATTTCACAGGAAAGAATAATTGCAGCCTTATATATGTTACTGATGAACTGTCTGATAGACTGTTGGATTCATACTGACAccacttttattattatttttattggatGAATAAAGATGGATAATTTCGTCCATGATGGGATTTTCACAGATTCAAACTCATATCATATGGCATATTGATCAGCAAGTCACCTGAATTCCTTTACTACACTGATATACGCACCTTCCTCTTTGAGGATGTTAGGCTGATCAAC
Coding sequences within it:
- the LOC132032991 gene encoding uncharacterized protein LOC132032991 produces the protein MGAYRTKKKRPWEMILCIYGFPTNVSALQFEWAWQHPVESRAVRQAAASFKTLGGVANKIKLAYTMLTLPEWRSLNLTVNFFSTKYKMHSAGCPSLPEHMRVQVCALDELPCYTGIDRDEYTTNEWDNSEEYEGSSEKLTDGRSTDSNSSFSNQDRTEENVDEHIDWREELDEHAEENSTPGREDPEHSYIIIDSPVRTSSSIQSSSFDIADNKDRYELDDEFDGKLGKQANRLFSTKTDACHDPLPTKNAGFSSEVEVIDLFTPPCYKVADSKKRRLSTTCPEIIDLTDSPIYV